The following proteins come from a genomic window of Liolophura sinensis isolate JHLJ2023 chromosome 13, CUHK_Ljap_v2, whole genome shotgun sequence:
- the LOC135480933 gene encoding sec1 family domain-containing protein 2-like, with product MKSLSDCAGETWKTVCSYVKHGVVFMDNACAECLHWHGGLPLLANAGAVEVKEFSPFESARVDQKKGIFIVSSLLFDETADVIKDIIQASSFQYVIVVTSVSPQVHLYAKTGALEGVDSAVFEQLEDKLLEWMGNMNYTSEVHHLPIFHASPLSGVFLTPAFTSLFPLLESDVKRIELQHNAGRHAKGERVTFVTLEDVDSNSLPKSLKIYYKSLASGMNDLLNQFGVREEVYCLGYTSRMIAMELEIFPAARHRRKTRQDAASVLFVDRSLDLASVTGHQGETLLDRIIQMLPRLKDSNDVLVDMQSITAAPSSCENPLVCPGCLAQPPHSSTQTLLNFMATSKQKESLMNVNRHLVEAATKEKLPLKLSTKPGRVTPDLLTSTLTLFKNNNRAIDNHCDLLQIAIATAQALSHPANSRYDNLTGVEKLLLQQLSEDSEPSPLSQITQLLNTEMAKPRQERNLSLDDFLALLLFTYSVMGDVYTSPEEDENEAKVALVNAIIKEKDALPSLVQDLVGGTVNRGVVQAVVEDMWYKLESVGSARSHLKQFGSLVNPGSAVSPTVFTPLLKLITEDIFNPQKPDLVDIEYKSSGFKDLLKTGFGFFMNVRKPRPSDHPLLVIFVVGGVTSTEVKQIRDVVSSHKSTTQVIIGSTHLVKQENILQKVLAQDNLLAQQCS from the exons ATGAAGTCTCTAAGTGACTGTGCCGGGGAAACCTGGAAAACTGTGTGCAGCTATGTAAAGCATGGGGTGGTGTTTATGGACAACGCCTGTGCAGAGTGTCTTCACTGGCATGGAGGGCTCCCTCTACTGGCCAATGCTGGAGCTGTCGAGGTCAAAGAGTTCTCCCCCTTTGAA TCTGCAAGAGTTGATCAGAAGAAAGGCATTTTTATCGTCAGCTCACTACTATTTGATGAGACAGCGGATGTAATCAAGGATATCATTCAGGCAAGTTCGTTCCAGTATGTCATCGTGGTAACCTCGGTCAGCCCACAAGTTCATTTGTATGCGAAGACTGGGGCTCTGGAAGGGGTGGACTCAGCGGTGTTTGAACAGCTGGAGGATAAGCTACTGGAATGGATGGGAAATATG AACTATACATCCGAAGTCCACCACTTGCCCATATTTCATGCTAGTCCTCTATCAGGTGTATTTCTGACACCTGCATTTACCTCACTTTTTCCACTCCTCGAGTCTGATGTCAAACGGATTGAACTtcagcataatgctggacgccatgCCAAG GGTGAACGTGTGACCTTTGTGACCTTAGAAGATGTTGACTCCAACAGTTTACCTAAAAGcttgaaaatatattataaG AGCTTAGCCTCAGGGATGAATGACTTGCTGAACCAGTTTGGTGTGAGGGAAGAAGTGTACTGCCTTGGATACACATCACGAATGATTGCCATGGAACTGGAGATCTTCCCTGCAGCTCGACACAGGAGGAAG ACGAGGCAGGATGCAGCCTCCGTGTTGTTCGTTGACCGGTCCCTGGATTTGGCTTCCGTAACTGGCCACCAGGGGGAGACATTATTGGATCGTATCATCCAGATGTTGCCTCGACTCAAAGACAGTAACGATGTTCTAGTCGACATGCAGAGCATTACAGCTGCACCTAG TAGTTGTGAAAACCCGCTTGTCTGCCCAGGATGTTTGGCCCAGCCCCCTCACTCCTCCACTCAAACACTCCTAAATTTTATGGCAACTTCAAAACAAAAG GAATCTCTGATGAACGTTAACAGGCATTTAGTTGAAGCAGCAACAAAGGAGAAGTTACCTCTGAAGTTATCCACCAAACCTGGCCGTGTCACCCCTGACCTTTTGACCTCAACTTTGACCTTGTTCAA AAACAACAACAGAGCAATCGACAATCATTGTGATCTTCTTCAAATTGCCATAGCAACTGCTCAAGCCCTGAGCCACCCTGCCAACAGTCGCTATGACAACCTTACAGGGGTGGAGAAGCTGCTGTTACAGCAGCTGAGTGAAGACAGTGAACCTTCTCCGCTGTCACAAATCACACAGCTTCTCAACACAGAGATGGCCAAACCAAGACAAGAAAG GAATCTTTCACTAGATGATTTTcttgcgttgttgttgttcacatACTCAGTCATGGGGGATGTCTATACCAGCCCTGAGGAAGACGAGAACGAGGCTAAG GTAGCTCTGGTAAACGCCATAATAAAGGAAAAAGATGCACTGCCCAGTTTGGTACAGGATTTAG TTGGTGGAACCGTAAACCGTGGTGTGGTACAGGCTGTTGTAGAGGACATGTGGTACAAGTTAGAGAGTGTGGGGAGTGCTCGCTCACATCTCAAACAGTTCGG ATCCCTGGTGAACCCTGGTAGTGCAGTCTCACCCACAGTCTTCACCCCGCTTCTGAAACTGATAACAGAGGACATTTTCAACCCACAGAAGCCTGATCTGGTGGATATCGAGTACAAATCAAGTGGATTCAAAGATCTGCTGAAGACAGGATTTGG GTTTTTCATGAATGTACGGAAGCCTCGCCCCAGTGACCACCCTTTGCTGGTAATCTTTGTGGTTGGAGGCGTGACCTCTACAGAGGTCAAACAGATACGGGATGTTGTTTCATCTCACAAGTCCACGACTCAA GTGATCATTGGAAGCACTCATTTGGTGAAACAGGAGAATATATTACAGAAAGTGTTAGCACAGGACAATCTACTGGCACAGCAGTGCTCCTGA
- the LOC135480934 gene encoding uncharacterized protein LOC135480934 — MAASQPPKVPPGNWIARQLKRINDESHGKVIPQTAASQRSANKYNSVYDVHYSSMNEELLCQFLKQKEDDAAERLKIEEARETVGDVFGVKRARKADKSKQAIPKANIFTVLPHVCKFRDTPVLYVTLGTHVRLSSISEKTEPLPAIQMFSAWKVPKRLNQDIDIPFSKKMDALCEDVESVQISGRRSADLRSRQGGLSPSRLPMLGHRRSKSTAAPGGGRRTATRDGSLSPRRSVRSSARSRLGEPGPQELSNVFQPHAVYKADDILQRAPLDDRKTIQKILRMAEKKHQDEHAVKQGVQPDVQAPIANWLKGASEKDRAVALDFFKSLTGTKLIGHTGAEQSARLQDVIHALEGNKEARSLATPRPDQKTSRSTELHSSLKHLRLLSPQSRKNRWMETTWHHLPEYQHTDPVNNWSSVYTRPHGFIPRHFTIHPEWG, encoded by the exons ATGGCGGCATCTCAGCCTCCGAAGGTACCCCCGGGGAACTGGATAGCACGTCAGCTAAAGAGGATAAATGACGAGAGCCATGGCAAAGTTATCCCCCAGACTGCGGCTTCTCAGCGGTCCGCCAACAAGTACAACAGTGTGTACGATGTCCATTACTCCAGTATGAACGAGGAACTTCTGTGTCAGTTCCTAAAGCAGAAGGAAGACGATGCAGCG GAGCGACTTAAGATAGAGGAAGCGCGTGAGACTGTGGGGGACGTGTTTGGAGTGAAACGAGCACGGAAAGCGGATAAATCAAAG CAGGCCATTCCCAAAGCtaacatatttacagtgctgcctcatg TATGTAAGTTTAGAGATACACCAGTGCTGTATGTTACCCTCGGT ACGCATGTAAGACTAAGTTCAATATCCGAGAAAACGGAACCCCTGCCGGCGATCCAG ATGTTTTCCGCCTGGAAAGTCCCGAAACGCTTGAACCAGGATATTGAcataccattctcaa AGAAAATGGACGCGTTGTGCGAGGATGTGGAAAGTGTTCAGATTTCTGGCCGCAGATCAGCTGATTTGAGATCCAGACAGGGCGGCCTATCACCATCTAGAT TGCCAATGCTGGGGCACCGGAGATCCAAGTCCACAGCGGCCCCAGGCGGTGGCAGGAGGACAGCGACAAGGGACGGCAGCCTATCCCCTAGACGCTCAGTAAGAAGTTCAGCTCGCTCCAGACTGGGAGAGCCTGGTCCACAG GAGCTATCGAATGTTTTCCAGCCGCACGCTGTCTACAAAGCAGACGACATACTGCAAAGAGCGCCATTGGACGACCGGAAGACTATCCAGAAGATTCTGCGCATGGCAGAAAAGAAGCATCAAGATGAGCACGCCGTAAAACAGGGCGTTCAGCCAGATGTACAGGCACCGATCGCCAACTGGTTAAAAGGAGCCTCTGAGAAGG ATCGAGCTGTGGCACTTGATTTCTTCAAGTCCTTGACTGGAACCAAACTCATCGGACACACTGGAGCTGAGCAATCGGCACGTCTGCAAGATGTCATTCACGCTCTGGAAGG GAATAAGGAAGCGCGTTCCTTAGCAACTCCAAGGCCAGACCAGAAAACATCTCGTTCAACCGAATTACACTCGAGTTTGAAACACCTCCGCCTTCTGAGTCCGCAATCGCGGAAGAATCGCTGGATGGAGACCACGTGGCACCACTTGCCGGAATACCAGCACACTGACCCCGTGAACAACTGGAGTTCTGTGTACACTAGGCCACATGGGTTTATCCCAAGGCACTTCACAATCCACCCCGAGTGGGGCTAA